From Xylanibacter oryzae DSM 17970, a single genomic window includes:
- a CDS encoding thioredoxin family protein: protein MEIKVLGTGCSNCKALYANVEKVMKDMDINAVLVKEEDLQKIMEYNVMSLPALVIDGKVVAKGRITESEIRNILTTNK, encoded by the coding sequence ATGGAAATAAAAGTTTTAGGAACAGGTTGCAGCAACTGCAAAGCACTGTATGCCAATGTAGAGAAAGTGATGAAAGACATGGATATTAATGCCGTGTTGGTAAAAGAAGAAGACCTGCAAAAGATAATGGAGTATAATGTAATGTCGCTTCCGGCATTGGTGATAGACGGCAAAGTTGTAGCCAAGGGACGTATTACTGAGAGTGAAATAAGAAACATATTAACTACAAACAAATAA
- a CDS encoding ArsR/SmtB family transcription factor, with amino-acid sequence MENDKNYTVKQEQLARFAKALGHPARIAIMQFLAKQETCYFGDIHEELPIAKATVSQHLKELKNAGLIQGEIETPKVKYCINKENWKIAQELFGEFVGQCICKKENCC; translated from the coding sequence ATGGAAAACGATAAAAATTATACGGTAAAGCAAGAACAACTTGCTCGTTTTGCCAAAGCCTTAGGGCATCCGGCAAGAATCGCCATTATGCAGTTTCTGGCAAAGCAGGAAACATGCTACTTCGGTGACATACATGAAGAACTGCCAATCGCCAAAGCTACCGTTTCGCAACATCTTAAGGAACTTAAAAACGCCGGACTGATACAGGGCGAAATAGAAACTCCAAAGGTGAAATATTGTATCAACAAAGAGAACTGGAAAATTGCTCAGGAACTTTTCGGTGAGTTTGTAGGACAGTGTATATGTAAAAAAGAGAATTGCTGTTGA